A single Venturia canescens isolate UGA chromosome 1, ASM1945775v1, whole genome shotgun sequence DNA region contains:
- the LOC122412038 gene encoding solute carrier family 35 member E3-like → MQHKKERTVFYLLLNVLFSIAIVLLNKWLYVHTGFPNVTLTMIHFIVTFIGLVICEKFDIFCIKDVAIGEMIVIAMTFCGFVVLTNLSLAHNTVGTYQVAKMLTTPCVIVIQILFYNKHFSNLVKLTLLPIVVGVFINFYYDLRFNLAGTLYATLGVLVTSLYQVWVNSKQKEFQMNPMQLLYYQAPLSAVMLIPIVPILEPIGDTFSHGWTLVDILMILLSSVVAFFVNLTSYWIIGHTSPLTYNMLGHTKFCLLLLGGSIVFQESLDLNQAIGISLTMIGILLYARVKMRDNRRAAVAALLDSRGTGANKGSYAI, encoded by the exons ATGCAGCACAAAAAAGAGAGAACAGTCTTTTATCTCCTACTGAACGTATTGTTCTCGATAGCGATCGTTCTTCTCAACAAATGGCTGTACGTACACACGGGATTTCCGAATGTAACCCTGACGATGATACATTTCATCGTGACATTCATCGGTCTCGTAATATGcgaaaaattcgatattttttgtataaaagATGTGGCAATAGGAGAAATGATTGTCATAGCAATGACATTTTGTGGCTTTGTCGTGTTGACCAATCTGAGCCTTGCTCACAACACTGTTGGTACCTATCAGGTCGCTAAAATGCTCACCACCCCCTGTGTCATCGTCATACAAATCTTATTTTACAACAAACACTTCAGTAATCTTGTGAAATTAACTCTTCTTCCCATCGTCGTTGGAGTTTTCATCAACTTTTACTATGATCTACGTTTCAATCTTGCTGGAACTCTGTATGCTACTCTCGGAGTCCTTGTTACCTCTCTCTATCAAGTt TGGGTTAACAGTAAAcagaaagaatttcaaatgaaCCCGATGCAACTCTTGTATTATCAAGCTCCACTCTCGGCGGTCATGCTCATTCCAATCGTACCCATATTAGAGCCTATCGGAGATACTTTTTCTCATGGATGGACACTCGTGGATATT CTGATGATACTGCTATCGAGCGTCGTCGCGTTTTTTGTCAATCTCACCTCCTACTGGATAATAGGACACACTTCGCCGCTCACTTACAATATGCTGGGACACACTAAATTCTGCCTACTCTTGTTGGGAGGTTCTATCGTCTTTCAAGAATCTCTTGACCTTAATCAAGCAATCGGCATCAGCTTGACTATGATcgggatattgctatacgcgCGTGTCAAG ATGAGAGACAACCGACGCGCCGCCGTTGCGGCATTGCTCGACTCCCGAGGAACTGGGGCAAACAAAGGATCTTACGCCATTTAA
- the LOC122411973 gene encoding uncharacterized protein: protein MSSYYRPADNGAKVNMIKEKFERKLSVSQGEPSSKAAEHSYTEQEAKDSLRRSCSASPMRSKKNLKLNVSRQLSNPGKNIKRTPAFRGEKASRTRNLNSPTKERFVSIVDRNVKIFEEKPAPSSTTSSSSSSSSWFHGKTARAERIEKWANGEKRLETVTREAKADVNGDDAPTTPSETPRPLEHRGVRTRVISRQKNISPIYRRDEEESPMSNGDSRGEENSYKFFKNGDEYTRVKKRKGPYEGAGDADNDNDGDEEADDDDDDDDDDDDDDSDEIEDQSAIEKKSFDAVDGCQAVGNFERSYILDNSGQREKLNIDTKGESRFGSATDTLLLIAALEAPLPSGPPPKKPPRTFAHGCRLQSEKDGAIVRDERVTEVTGGGTRAERDSKKMLEKLEHVLIQHQKALGAKVIVARSEATTPTSQASSQQRDKVTAGKELIQSGLRLSRTLEDAKKVRSQPSRDSRDRKHSTFDCLPSLNCASSSNVYERVREADFKSYRFIDAWPLSDSSGTKSALSRSEESIEPREPSRIPSEERFNSSDSTTLRDQDRRKRTGAPEESRPVIPEERVYAEPFAFDKNSGTDITGYGIRNPDDRNYFSRSLRLQESLLSSERAQTRFHSPKIETSLISDHCHQTTVPQQLHYMCTSIEPLVYEQEDNNNVTENHSAAGGKNQRSSGINKNLALKIDDDKRIRSEPDKHDKIKVERLLNQAFGKFVMAGTESPSDSNASSDTDSFASSTSIGDEISSFNEKLKLFKNWENTSSVTTTTTTTTTTTTTAGRRRSKDELHRTLTEKRKNYVRRVSSKFSERRDPSTNLHLIETRHRLFQVCLLVELNLSTREPYIKDKYPTYATAPAWIEHFCFPDATDWPSSGGVGTGGTRSSQNQFYSLALMDERGHRRYGYCCRVRPEGGPILPLAYCLITEHRASGFYHKVLLELESRHGLPDKRRRGFIEELYNSPMPKPGQSLRIRMSEDAPQPINLDSEARNNNFIASGLANWPIDNYSPVRGEGSNSVSLGTDTSRRKSTSSSSSNGSSAATRIPDKMITSPRSNSPDNSFIVRSSDPRLEERDMSQLFDAVSNKVLVILFGSLLLERKVVLLCGTLSKLSSCVEALQSLLYPFTWPHTFIPVLPDIPGLSEILQAPLPFVIGIFKSKNAINAQVASVQDGIVVDLDTSKIISAMGDETSILPPRLQKKIRSALQLVSGNTKSGDGIRNFLVSEAFLRAFVETCSHYDRHIVTQQDGRVIFQKESFVKAFSTKTEQYFLEWFVETTMFNTFIQDCIERSKHPGSCSTDEDPDRDDIKLFAQRIAEYRKGCEKSSQAKKACPKKKTLGDRFKDLTNFHV from the exons ATGTCATCTTACTACAGGCCAGCGGATAACGGCGCAAAAGTCAACATGATAAAGGAGAAATTTGAGAGGAAGCTTTCGGTAAGCCAAGGCGAGCCGTCGAGCAAGGCAGCGGAGCATTCGTACACGGAGCAGGAAGCCAAAGATTCTCTTCGTCGATCCTGCAGCGCCTCGCCTATGAGATCTAAGAAAAATCTGAAACTAAATGTTTCTCGGCAGCTCTCGAACCCTGGGAAAAACATTAAACGGACTCCAGCGTTCAGGGGTGAGAAAGCATCGAGAACGAGGAATTTGAACTCTCCGACAAAGGAGAGATTTGTTTCGATAGTTGATCGGAATGTGAAAATCTTTGAGGAGAAACCAGCCCCATCCAGCACCACCTCGTCTTCCTCCTCGTCCTCATCATGGTTTCACGGAAAAACAGCTCGTGCCGAACGTATTGAAAAGTGGGCAAACGGAGAGAAGCGCCTCGAAACGGTAACCCGCGAGGCCAAAGCAGACGTCAACGGCGACGATGCTCCTACAACGCCGAGCGAGACGCCGAGGCCGCTTGAGCACCGAGGAGTCAGGACGAGGGTTATATCGCgccagaaaaatatttcgccgATTTATCGACGCGACGAAGAAGAATCGCCGATGAGTAACGGGGACAGCCGAGGTGAAGAGAATtcgtacaaatttttcaaaaacggtGACGAGTACACAagggtgaaaaaacgaaagggACCGTACGAGGGAGCGGGTGACGCTGACAATGACAACGATGGGGACGAGGAGgctgacgacgacgacgacgacgacgacgacgacgacgacgacgatagCGATGAAATTGAGGACCAATCTGCCATagagaaaaaatctttcgacgCCGTCGATGGCTGTCAAGCTGTCGGCAATTTCGAGAGAAGTTACATTCTTGATAATTCCGGACAGAGAGAAAAACTGAATATCGATACGAAAGGAGAGAGTCGCTTCGGATCAGCGACCGATACGCTCCTGCTGATCGCCGCCCTCGAGGCTCCTCTTCCGTCCGGTCCGCCCCCGAAGAAACCACCGAGAACGTTTGCTCACGGATGCCGTTTGCAGTCGGAAAAAGATGGGGCGATCGTGCGGGATGAACGAGTCACCGAAGTGACCGGTGGAGGAACGAGGGCGGAAagagattcgaaaaaaatgctcgaaaAGCTCGAGCACGTACTGATTCAGCATCAAAAAGCCTTGGGAGCAAAGGTGATAGTGGCGCGGAGCGAGGCGACGACGCCAACGTCGCAAGCGAGTAGCCAGCAGCGCGACAAAGTAACCGCCGGTAAGGAACTGATCCAATCCGGATTGAGGCTGTCCCGAACTCTCGAAGATGCAAAAAAAGTTCGTTCACAACCGAGCAGAGATTCCAGGGACCGAAAACACTCGACCTTCGATTGTCTACCCTCGCTGAATTGCGCCTCGAGCTCGAACGTCTACGAGCGAGTGAGAGAAGCGGATTTCAAGAGTTATCGGTTCATCGACGCCTGGCCGTTGTCCGATTCCTCCGGTACAAAGTCGGCGCTTTCAAGATCCGAGGAGTCGATCGAGCCGAGAGAACCAAGTCGCATACCGTCCGAGGAAAGATTTAACTCGAGCGACTCAACGACTCTCCGCGATCAGGATCGAAGAAAACGTACCGGCGCTCCCGAAGAATCACGCCCCGTCATACCCGAAGAGCGAGTGTACGCTGAGCCTTTCGCTTTCGACAAAAATTCGGGTACCGATATTACCGGCTACGGGATTCGGAATCCCGACGATCGAAATTACTTCTCGCGAAGCCTTCGGCTCCAGGAGTCTCTCTTGTCCTCGGAACGGGCCCAGACCAGATTTCATTCCCCTAAAATAGAAACGAGCCTAATTTCCGATCATTGTCATCAAACTACGGTGCCCCAGCAGCTCCATTACATG TGCACGTCGATAGAGCCTCTCGTTTACGAGCAAGAGGACAACAACAACGTCACCGAGAACCATTCTGCTGCTGGGGGTAAAAATCAACGTTCgagcgggatcaataaaaatttggcgCTCAAGATCGATGATGATAAGAGAATAAGGAGCGAGCCGGACAAGCACGACAAAATAAAG GTTGAACGGTTGCTGAACCAGGCATTCGGCAAGTTCGTAATGGCTGGTACAGAGAGTCCGAGTGACTCGAACGCGTCGTCCGATACCGATTCGTTTGCTTCGAGCACTTCCATCGGTGACGAAATTTCCTCGTTCAATGAGAAATTGAAGCTCTTTAAAAATTGGGAGAATACGTCATCcgtgacgacgacgacgacgacgacgacgacgacgactacAACGGCGGGGAGGCGCCGGAGCAAAGACGAGCTCCATCGAACCCTTacggaaaaacgaaaaaattatgtTCGACGCGTATCTTCAAAGTTCTCGGAAAGACGAGATCCTTCGACGAATCTTCACCTCATCGAAACCCGTCATAGATTGTTCCAGGTCTGCTTACTCGTTGAATTGAATTTGAGTACGCGGGAGCCATACATCAAAGACAAATATCCAACCTAC GCAACAGCGCCAGCATGGATagaacatttttgttttccagACGCGACCGATTGGCCGTCCAGCGGTGGTGTCGGCACAGGCGGTACTCGCTccagtcaaaatcaattctaTTCTCTGGCACTGATGGACGAGAGAGGACATCGACGTTACGGCTATTGCTGCAGAGTCAGGCCGGAGGGCGGACCCATTCTTCCTCTCGCTTATTGTCTCATTACCGAACATCGAGCCAGCGGATTTTACCACAAAGTATTGCTTGAGTTGGAATCACGACACGGACTTCCGGACAAACGCCGAAGAGGCTTCATCGAGGAATTGTACAACAGTCCGATGCCGAAACCAGGACAGAGTTTGAGAATACGAATGAGCGAGGATGCCCCACAACCCATCAACTTGGACAGCGAGGCAAggaataataatttcattgCCTCGGGGTTGGCCAATTGGCCGATCGACAACTATTCACCGGTGCGAGGAGAGGGATCGAATTCGGTTAGTCTCGGCACCGATACGAGCAGAAGAAAAAGCACCAGCAGCAGTAGTAGCAACGGCAGCAGTGCCGCCACCAGAATTCCTGATAAAATGATCACGTCACCGAGGAGCAACTCGCCAGACAACAGCTTTATAGTACGTTCGAGTGATCCGAGGCTCGAGGAGAGAGACATGAGCCAATTGTTTGACGCCGTTAGCAACAAAGTACTCGTTATACTTTTTGGGAGTCTGCTTCTCGAACGAAAAGTTGTTTTGTTGTGTGGCACGCTCAGCAAATTGTCCTCGTGCGTCGAAGCTCTCCAAAGTTTGCTCTATCCGTTTACTTGGCCTCACACTTTCATACCGGTACTTCCCGATATTCCTGGGCTATCCGAGATACTGCAagcccctctaccttttgtcaTTGGAATTTTCAAGTCTAAAAATGCCATCAACGCGCAAGTGGCATCCGTCCAAGAT GGAATCGTCGTCGACTTGGATACGTCGAAAATAATTAGCGCGATGGGTGACGAAACGTCGATCCTTCCTCCGAgactgcaaaaaaaaataagatccGCGCTCCAACTCGTCTCCGGGAATACCAAATCCGGTGATGGGATTCGCAATTTTCTCGTGTCGGAAGCCTTCCTCCGTGCTTTCGTCGAAACTTGCTCTCATTATGATCGTCACATCGTCACTCAGCAAGATGGGAGAGTTATTTTTCAG AAAGAATCGTTCGTCAAGGCTTTCTCGACGAAAACCGAGCAATACTTCCTCGAGTGGTTTGTGGAAACAACCATGTTCAATACTTTTATACAAGACTGCATTGAGAGGTCGAAACATCCGGGGAGCTGTTCCACCGACGAGGATCCCGACAGAGACGACATCAAATTGTTCGCTCAGCGAATAGCCGAGTATCGCAAAGGATGCGAAAAAAGCTCGCAAGCAAAAAAAGCCTGTccgaaaaagaaaactctGG GGGATCGTTTCAAAGActtgacaaattttcacgtctgA